From the genome of Nasonia vitripennis strain AsymCx chromosome 1, Nvit_psr_1.1, whole genome shotgun sequence, one region includes:
- the LOC100115352 gene encoding uncharacterized protein LOC100115352 produces MPSSNAKAVALAALLLLLGHCANSLIIPEELPTILSLIYSNIPPIKKGTDSRLGLGFRLGEHADFQVLLELGPQKETDPIGNDVDSKRKRAATMIAAMRGDLGPWAQAVAKYQMEQKIKKVLEKYKLSPEKASKSKDYADKNTEDKSEGNEWLSKWSQGLEVNPDSPAPVPEYTSTRKNLSHVNRMRVVNVPSTSDSQKDSAKSDLDILRQLFGNNTNEAKSA; encoded by the exons ATGCCGTCTTCGAACGCGAAGGCCGTGGCTCTGGccgctctgctgctgctcctcggACACT GTGCCAATAGCCTGATTATTCCTGAAGAACTTCCGACCATCCTCTCGCTTATATACTCGAATATTCCACCAATCAAGAAAG GAACCGACTCGAGGCTTGGCCTTGGTTTTAGACTCGGCGAGCACGCCGACTTTCAAGTTCTCCTTGAACTTGGACCGCAAAAAGAAACCGATCCCATCGGCAATGATGTCGATTCGAAGAGGAAAAGAGCC GCGACGATGATAGCGGCCATGAGAGGTGATCTCGGCCCTTGGGCCCAAGCTGTAGCTAAATACCAAATGGagcaaaaaatcaaaaagGTTCTGGAAAAATACAAGTTGAGCCCTGAGAAGGCGTCCAAGTCCAAGGATTACGCGGATAAGAATACGGAAGACAAG AGTGAAGGAAACGAGTGGCTTTCAAAATGGAGTCAAGGTCTGGAAGTGAACCCAGACAGCCCAGCACCTGTGCCAGAATACACTTCTACTCGCAAAAACTTGTCTCACGTCAATCGTATGAGAGTAGTGAATGTCCCGAGTACCAGTGATAGCCAAAAAGACAGTGCGAAAAGTGATTTGGACATTCTGAGGCAGCTCTTTGGAAATAATACAAACGAGGCGAAAAGTGCGTAG
- the LOC103315417 gene encoding synaptotagmin-2, producing the protein MVIEDLFGPVGQIIIYSVIAVVLIIAILVIACFVTPGCIGYECVRPRKKVEKPVSLKYNGKTKENLSLNDVSYRSWRLGSLYDTENGTICENSTSPRNSIISENSRLETIDTSSVVNLVQPPKQKNGTKEKHFPTELTLSLRYLPHCEGITAAKLVIGIEALSGLPPKQYNCTLEPYVFLEVIKQSWTHRKKQKLYSFKTKGVRHTASPVFRESFVITGVNPQEIKDWILNIEAHDHDRYANHTKLCELQVPLRDAKRIFLSPETHLFNFQMKPSKQEYGNILLGISYLPTAQRLTINVMKLRNIKFMPAVPSVNEFNPYVRILMLNGKTGRRIKKKKTKVIPANPEPEFNETLTFDLPATQMDTLQFLIILCSKITQVDNNVPMMNEIPSDSEDSVSSFQRPKDLCIGKIALGKGVRDMTERLHWFSVLQNPRKLVTVWHTLK; encoded by the exons ATGGTGATCGAAGATCTTTTTGGCCCAGTGggccaaataataatatactctGTGATTGCCGTCGTCCTAATAATAGCAATACTAGTTATTGCTTGCTTTGTCACTCCAGGATGCATCGGCTATGAATGTGTTAGACCACGAA AAAAAGTCGAAAAACCGGTGTCTTTGAAGTACAATGGTAAAACCAAGGAAAATTTGAGTCTGAACGATGTTAGCTACAGGTCTTGGCGATTGGGCAGTTTGTACGACACGGAGAAcg GAACTATCTGCGAAAATTCGACGTCGCCTAGAAACTCTATCATCTCTGAAAATAGTCGGTTGGAAACGATCGACACCTCGTCAGTCGTG AATCTCGTGCAGccaccaaaacaaaaaaatggaacCAAAGAGAAACACTTTCCTACGGAATTAACGTTGAGTCTTCGCTACTTGCCACATTGCGAAGGGATCACAGCTGCAAAATTAGTTATTGGCATAGAG GCATTATCTGGTCTTCCACCAAAACAATATAACTGCACTTTGGAGCCTTACGTGTTCTTGGAGGTGATCAAACAATCTTGGACCCATCGGAAGAAGCAGAAGTTATATAGTTTTAAAACCAAGGGCGTAAGACACACGGCCAGTCCAGTTTTTAGAGAATCTTTTGTTATAACTGGAGTAAATCCTCAAGAAATAAAA GATTGGATATTGAACATAGAAGCTCACGATCACGATCGATATGCGAATCATACGAAACTCTGCGAACTACAAGTGCCACTGAGAGATGCCAAACGAATCTTTTTGAGTCCGGAAACCCacctttttaattttcaaatgaaGCCGTCCAAACAG GAATACGGAAATATATTACTCGGCATAAGTTATCTTCCGACCGCACAACGCTTAACGATAAATGTTATGAAACTGCGCAACATCAAGTTCATGCCGGCAGTTCCGAGTGTAAACGAATTTA atCCGTATGTAAGAATCTTAATGTTAAATGGCAAAACCGGGAGAAGaattaaaaagaagaaaactaaGGTGATCCCTGCTAATCCAGAACCTGAATTTAATGAAACGCTCACATTTGATCTGCCTGCAACTCAAATGGATACCTTACAGTTCCTCATTATCTTGTGCAGTAAA ATAACGCAAGTGGATAACAATGTGCCAATGATGAACGAAATACCAAGCGACAGTGAAGATTCGGTAAGCTCGTTCCAGAGACCCAAAGATCTATGCATAGGCAAAATTGCACTTGGCAAAGGAGTTCGGGATATGACGGAGCGGCTTCATTGGTTTTCTGTTTTACAAAATCCTAGAAAACTTGTAACAGTATGGCATACTTTGAAATGA
- the CPR47 gene encoding cuticular protein RR-2 family member 47 isoform X2, producing the protein MCKSIKLLKDSASVSGYLDLIRIWLKDTTSLIAISAKSGRIIGVAITRINSFLYKSNTYSRVQIFTGEALEAMMRLKGALVKQANIYESTGHDTYLCIYVICVHPSYKNKGIEKGLLDACSRAATNMKISLLAGIFTSNNDQSIARKMEYSILTQIPYKHWIIDNNVVFDDTEIENYSAAFMILLKT; encoded by the exons ATGTGCAAATCTATTAAATTACTCAAAGATTCTGCATCGGTAAGTGGTTATTTGGATTTAATAAGAATATGGCTGAAGGACACAACAAGCCTGATCGCTATTAGTGCTAAGTCTGGACGCATAATCGGAGTTGCCATAACTAGAATCAACAGCTTTCTCTACAAAAGTAATACCTATAGTCGTGTGCAG ATATTTACTGGAGAAGCTCTGGAAGCGATGATGCGATTAAAAGGCGCTTTGGTTAAACAAGCAAACATTTACGAATCTACGGGTCATGATACGTATTTATGCATCTATGTTATTTGCGTACATCCttcttacaaaaataaaggaatCGAAAAAGGCCTACTTGATGCTTGTAGCAGAGCAGCCACAAATATGAAG ATATCCCTTCTTGCTGGAATTTTCACATCAAATAATGATCAATCGATTGCCCGTAAAATGGAATACTCAATACTCACACAAATACCTTACAAACATTGGATAATAGACAATAATGTCGTTTTCGATGATactgaaattgaaaattattcagCGGCATTTATGATTCTGTTAAAAacatga
- the CPR46 gene encoding cuticular protein RR-2 family member 46 precursor — MAFKFIIFSALVAAVANAAILPESYHGLGVAQLSEHQVEEDHYDHHPKYKFAYEVHDSHTGDIKSQHEERDGDTVHGSYSLIDADGHKRIVHYTAGKHIGFHATVHREPISHHEPLAINTHYSYHH, encoded by the exons ATGGCTTTCAAG TTCATCATCTTTTCGGCCCTCGTGGCAGCCGTGGCTAACGCCGCTATTCTGCCGGAATCTTACCACGGCCTCGGCGTTGCCCAGTTGTCGGAGCACCAGGTCGAGGAAGACCACTACGACCACCACCCCAAGTACAAGTTCGCCTACGAAGTGCACGACTCGCACACTGGAGACATCAAGAGCCAGCACGAGGAACGAGACGGAGACACCGTCCACGGCAGCTACTCACTCATCGACGCTGATGGACACAAACGCATTGTCCACTACACCGCTGGCAAACACATCGGGTTCCACGCCACTGTCCACAGGGAGCCGATCTCGCACCACGAACCTCTGGCCATCAACACGCACTACTCCTACCACCATTAA
- the CPR47 gene encoding cuticular protein RR-2 family member 47 isoform X1 has protein sequence MKMERPADDVAVAIETKITAPITWTLQSKFKIQDIRDNQHEEVLTLIKHHYFREEPMCKSIKLLKDSASVSGYLDLIRIWLKDTTSLIAISAKSGRIIGVAITRINSFLYKSNTYSRVQIFTGEALEAMMRLKGALVKQANIYESTGHDTYLCIYVICVHPSYKNKGIEKGLLDACSRAATNMKISLLAGIFTSNNDQSIARKMEYSILTQIPYKHWIIDNNVVFDDTEIENYSAAFMILLKT, from the exons ATAACAGCTCCAATCACTTGGACTTTgcaatcaaaatttaaaattcaagatATACGAGATAATCAACATGAAGAAGTTCTTACACTAATTAAA CATCACTATTTTCGCGAAGAACCTATGTGCAAATCTATTAAATTACTCAAAGATTCTGCATCGGTAAGTGGTTATTTGGATTTAATAAGAATATGGCTGAAGGACACAACAAGCCTGATCGCTATTAGTGCTAAGTCTGGACGCATAATCGGAGTTGCCATAACTAGAATCAACAGCTTTCTCTACAAAAGTAATACCTATAGTCGTGTGCAG ATATTTACTGGAGAAGCTCTGGAAGCGATGATGCGATTAAAAGGCGCTTTGGTTAAACAAGCAAACATTTACGAATCTACGGGTCATGATACGTATTTATGCATCTATGTTATTTGCGTACATCCttcttacaaaaataaaggaatCGAAAAAGGCCTACTTGATGCTTGTAGCAGAGCAGCCACAAATATGAAG ATATCCCTTCTTGCTGGAATTTTCACATCAAATAATGATCAATCGATTGCCCGTAAAATGGAATACTCAATACTCACACAAATACCTTACAAACATTGGATAATAGACAATAATGTCGTTTTCGATGATactgaaattgaaaattattcagCGGCATTTATGATTCTGTTAAAAacatga
- the CPR47 gene encoding cuticular protein RR-2 family member 47 isoform X3, whose product MAFKFIIFSALVAAVANAAILPESYHGLGVAQLSEHQVEEDHYDHHPKYKFAYEVHDSHTGDIKSQHEERDGDTVHGSYSLIDADGHKRIVHYTAGKHIGFHATVHRKPISHHEPLAINTHYSYHH is encoded by the exons ATGGCTTTCAAG TTCATCATCTTTTCGGCCCTCGTGGCAGCCGTGGCTAACGCCGCTATTCTGCCGGAATCTTACCACGGCCTCGGCGTTGCCCAGTTGTCGGAGCACCAGGTCGAGGAAGACCACTACGACCACCACCCCAAGTACAAGTTCGCCTACGAAGTGCACGACTCGCACACTGGAGACATCAAGAGCCAGCACGAGGAACGAGACGGAGACACCGTCCACGGCAGCTACTCACTCATCGACGCTGATGGACACAAACGCATTGTCCACTACACCGCTGGCAAACACATCGGGTTCCACGCCACTGTCCACAGGAAGCCGATCTCGCACCACGAACCTCTGGCCATCAACACGCACTACTCCTACCACCATTAA
- the LOC100116269 gene encoding inactive serine protease scarface — translation MLPRLNAHLLLAATLCSCLSAVMDVGDEMSAEQIATELQGNGTAQEVPVGRTLLLLHLLKQKLYKLHQLDRIPTTSPPFLGCLCVPFYLCDSNNSIISDGTGVIDVRYRRCTGDLEVCCFLRASTVVVLPTTTTTTTRRPPVTIPTTPPTTPPTTPPTTTTTTTRRPPLTIPTTPPTTPPTTPPTTPPTTTTRRPPVTIPTTPPTTRPPTTMPTTVAAPQQILYCSCVPVYQCALHGSGGIVDGTGIINPRQQLANTCIGAFVCCNYAPAQLPVQKPTPGPTFPPFTLPVPVTAAPVVTLPPIVIGQSCLCVLLTACNVGYFPITAVGNIDPRLILGRQGQPVGTCSAPNSMCCPLAQANPVVSQTQTVASSNIIAGDIKNPGTANACTCIAANQCAEGNAVTYDGVGAIDPRFGPCSSATLVCCRLLNRERTELVIGISTGQNPVYVNPLPVVTGQQTPAACGSRDARYASLAQQVAGTAYFAEFPWMSLLLIRKAASSDVFQCGGSLINSRTILTAAHCVVSCDPGSLVARVGEWNTQSANEPLPFQEVPAQRIVVHPQFFGGGLYHDVALVILQRPLTYAINVRPVCLPTQGQVFAAGTICYASGWGRSAFGDGGAYQTILRKVDLPIIDNASCQTRLRATRLGQFFQLHPSFICAGGEASKDTCYKDGGGPLVCQDQSGRFIQSGIVSWGIGCGSNTPAVYASVAQHRQWIDQTLSVNGIYN, via the exons ATGTTGCCCAGGCTCAACGCGCACCTCCTCCTCGCGGCAACGCTCTGCTCCTGTCTGAGCGCCGTCATGGACGTCGGGGACGAGATGAGCGCCGAGCAGATCGCCACCGAGCTCCAGGGCAACGGCACGGCACAGGAGGTGCCCGTCGGCAGGACTCTGCTCCTGCTGCACCTGCTCAAGCAGAAGCTCTACAAGCTGCACCAGCTCGACCGGATCCCCACGACCTCGCCGCCCTTTCTTGGCTGCCTCTGCGTGCCTTTTTATCTCTGcgacagcaacaacagcatcATCAGCGACGGGACCGGTGTCATCGATGTCCG CTACCGGCGGTGCACCGGCGATCTCGAAGTCTGCTGCTTTTTGCGTGCGAGCACCGTTGTGGTTTTGCCGACGACCACGACGACCACGACTCGACGGCCTCCGGTGACGATACCGACGACTCCTCCGACGACTCCTCCGACGACTCCTCCGACGACCACGACGACCACGACTCGACGTCCTCCGCTGACGATACCGACGACTCCTCCGACGACTCCTCCGACGACTCCTCCGACGACTCCTCCGACGACCACGACTCGACGACCCCCGGTAACGATACCCACTACGCCGCCGACGACCAGGCCTCCGACGACGATGCCCACGACCGTCGCAGCCCCGCAGCAGATCCTTTACTGCAGCTGCGTGCCCGTCTACCAGTGCGCTCTCCACGGCAGCGGCGGCATCGTCGACGGCACCGGCATCATAAATCCGCGCCAGCAGCTCGCCAACACCTGCATCGGAGCTTTCGTGTGCTGCAATTACGCGCCTG CCCAACTGCCAGTGCAGAAGCCGACGCCCGGCCCGACCTTTCCGCCGTTCACGCTACCGGTCCCCGTGACCGCGGCGCCAGTGGTCACCCTCCCGCCGATAGTTATCGGCCAGAGCTGCCTCTGCGTGCTGCTGACCGCCTGCAACGTAGGCTACTTTCCGATCACGGCTGTCGGCAACATCGATCCCAGACTCATACTCGGACGTCAGGGCCAGCCGGTCGGCACCTGCTCCGCTCCGAACTCCATGTGCTGTCCGCTGGCCCAGGCTAACCCGGTCGTATCGCAGACGCAGACCGTGGCGTCCAGCAACATAATCGCGGGCGACATCAAGAACCCTGGCACGGCGAACGCTTGCACGTGCATAGCTGCGAACCAGTGCGCCGAAGGCAACGCGGTGACCTACGACGGCGTGGGGGCCATAGATCCGCGCTTCGGGCCATGCTCCAGTGCCACCTTGGTTTGCTGCCGGCTGCTCAACCGAGAGCGGACCGAGCTCGTCATCGGTATTTCTACCGGGCAGAACCCCGTCTACGTAAATCCACTGCCGGTCGTCACCGGGCAGCAGACCCCGGCCGCTTGCGGATCGAGAGACGCGCGCTACGCCAGCCTCG CTCAGCAAGTAGCCGGCACTGCGTACTTTGCGGAATTCCCCTGGATGTCGCTTCTCCTGATACGCAAAGCTGCAAGCAGCGACGTTTTCCAATGCGGCGGCTCACTCATCAACAGCAGGACAATTCTCACGGCTGCTCATTGCGTCGTAAG CTGTGATCCTGGAAGTTTGGTAGCACGCGTTGGCGAGTGGAACACGCAGAGCGCGAACGAGCCGCTGCCCTTCCAAGAGGTTCCCGCGCAGCGAATCGTTGTTCACCCCCAGTTCTTCGGCGGAGGTCTCTACCACGATGTTGCCCTCGTCATCTTGCAGAGGCCCCTGACCTACGCCATCAACGTTAGGCCCGTGTGTCTTCCAACGCAGGGACAAGTTTTTGCTGCAGGAACTATCTGCTACGCTTCTGGTTGGGGCCGCAGCGCTTTCG GCGACGGTGGCGCGTATCAAACGATTCTGCGCAAAGTAGACCTGCCCATCATCGATAATGCTAGTTGTCAAACTCGCCTGAGAGCCACGAGGTTGGGCCAGTTTTTCCAATTGCATCCCAGTTTCATATGCGCTGGAGGCGAAGCGAGTAAGGACACTTGTTACAAAGATGGCGGAGGACCCTTGGTTTGTCAAGATCAGTCCGGCAGATTTATCCAG tcTGGAATAGTCTCCTGGGGCATCGGCTGTGGCAGTAATACACCTGCGGTTTACGCGAGTGTCGCGCAGCATAGACAATGGATAGATCAAACGTTGTCAGTTAATGGAATTTATAACTGA